A single Pseudoalteromonas phenolica DNA region contains:
- a CDS encoding AEC family transporter has translation MLLYVPCQKLPSDLSFTSQSWIIRYPKAPLIMLEQAMNPIDIIFPLIFVVAAGFICAKINFLSVIHFDGLRTFIFNLAIPVFLFLSMYKADLQQALSLNLLLSFYLPVVLVYFAVCIAFKVFGKVSFSDAAVLALSGCYSNTVLVGLPIIIMALGDRYGALVFMVITFHSALLFALTFALSSNVKGSLGELLKPLLLNPVVLSISLGIVANAMSLPLPTTLINGLSLLSEPAIAGALFVLGASLNQYSVKEAWKGALIISVIKLGLLPAAVFTFATWVFNLPAAHVAVVTLMAASPLGVNAYLVARQLRVKQDVAASSVVLSTLLSVFTLSVWLLTLIP, from the coding sequence ATGCTATTATACGTGCCGTGTCAAAAGCTGCCCAGTGACTTGAGCTTTACTAGCCAAAGCTGGATAATTCGCTACCCAAAAGCACCGCTTATTATGCTAGAGCAAGCCATGAACCCAATTGACATTATTTTCCCTCTTATTTTTGTTGTTGCAGCTGGGTTTATATGCGCCAAGATAAACTTTTTATCAGTAATTCATTTTGATGGACTTCGTACTTTTATATTTAACTTGGCCATTCCTGTTTTTCTTTTTCTCAGTATGTACAAAGCCGATTTGCAACAGGCGTTGTCACTCAACTTGTTACTCAGTTTTTATCTTCCTGTGGTACTTGTGTATTTTGCAGTGTGCATTGCTTTTAAAGTGTTTGGTAAGGTTTCATTTTCTGACGCTGCGGTGCTTGCGCTGTCGGGGTGCTATTCAAATACGGTATTAGTTGGCTTACCCATCATCATCATGGCACTCGGTGACCGTTACGGTGCATTAGTGTTTATGGTGATCACTTTTCATAGTGCACTCTTATTTGCATTGACCTTTGCTTTAAGCAGTAACGTAAAAGGGAGTTTGGGAGAGTTATTAAAGCCTTTACTGCTCAACCCAGTCGTGCTGAGTATTAGTCTTGGTATTGTGGCAAATGCCATGTCACTTCCACTTCCGACAACGCTCATCAATGGGCTGAGTTTACTGAGTGAACCTGCAATCGCAGGGGCTTTGTTTGTGTTAGGTGCAAGTTTAAATCAATATTCGGTGAAAGAGGCTTGGAAAGGCGCATTAATAATCAGTGTTATCAAGCTAGGGCTTTTACCTGCCGCTGTTTTTACTTTCGCAACTTGGGTGTTTAACCTACCTGCAGCGCATGTTGCTGTCGTCACCCTGATGGCTGCATCACCTCTTGGTGTGAATGCTTATTTGGTAGCAAGACAATTGAGAGTGAAGCAAGATGTTGCTGCCAGCAGTGTTGTGCTATCAACACTGCTCAGCGTCTTTACTTTAAGTGTATGGTTGCTAACGCTCATACCGTGA
- a CDS encoding YacL family protein, whose protein sequence is MEYQFIRDPISGFRVKISDEQALIGRWFNEELVHNEVKDLLAQCRRIKSLNTPLVRLGKEVRFKLCEQEALFEAHSLFHNNDDLAQYQDDALELDEHGLMAVCGFEDFVELLEAWNDFIGRGR, encoded by the coding sequence ATGGAGTATCAATTTATTCGTGACCCAATCAGTGGTTTCAGGGTCAAGATCAGTGACGAGCAAGCTTTGATTGGTCGCTGGTTTAACGAAGAGCTGGTTCACAATGAAGTTAAAGATTTACTCGCGCAATGTCGTCGTATTAAGTCATTAAACACGCCTTTGGTCAGACTGGGCAAAGAAGTACGCTTTAAGCTGTGTGAGCAAGAGGCATTATTTGAAGCGCATAGCTTATTCCATAACAACGATGACTTAGCGCAATACCAAGATGATGCGCTTGAACTCGACGAGCATGGCCTAATGGCGGTGTGTGGTTTTGAAGATTTTGTTGAGTTATTAGAAGCTTGGAATGACTTTATTGGAAGAGGCCGCTAG
- a CDS encoding 2OG-Fe(II) oxygenase — protein MTDFIRVYDNALSTDFCDTFVQQFDQSPHLKQGITSGGVDLSKKISHDLYLNAHPEYAQTLQHIQQVTAQHVFKYIEEHFFMMIGAFGLKVYHPKTGQPVDLTVDNFEEVGKPQIHVLTQQLFRLGNIQAQKYQAGKGGYPYWHSEVYPQVGHNEALHRVLLFMFYLNDVEEGGETEFHYQNKKIAPKKGAMVVAPAYFTHTHRGCIPVSNDKYILTSWVLFNRAEQIYGAPPEQATM, from the coding sequence ATGACAGATTTTATTCGCGTTTACGACAACGCACTCTCAACTGACTTTTGCGATACATTTGTGCAGCAGTTTGACCAAAGCCCTCACCTAAAGCAAGGGATCACGTCTGGTGGTGTCGATCTAAGCAAAAAAATTAGTCATGATCTGTATTTAAATGCGCACCCTGAGTACGCACAAACTTTACAACACATTCAACAAGTCACCGCACAGCATGTGTTTAAGTATATTGAAGAGCACTTCTTTATGATGATTGGTGCGTTCGGTTTAAAGGTGTACCACCCAAAAACAGGACAACCAGTCGACTTAACCGTTGATAATTTCGAAGAAGTTGGTAAACCACAAATTCATGTACTTACCCAACAGCTATTTCGTTTGGGCAACATTCAAGCGCAAAAATATCAAGCAGGAAAAGGCGGTTATCCATACTGGCATAGCGAAGTTTACCCTCAAGTTGGTCATAATGAAGCGCTTCACCGCGTGCTGTTATTTATGTTTTATTTGAATGATGTTGAAGAAGGTGGAGAAACAGAGTTTCACTATCAGAATAAAAAAATAGCCCCTAAAAAAGGCGCTATGGTTGTCGCACCGGCTTATTTCACCCACACACATCGAGGCTGTATTCCAGTTTCTAACGATAAGTATATATTAACGTCTTGGGTACTGTTTAACAGAGCCGAACAAATCTACGGTGCGCCACCAGAGCAGGCTACAATGTAA
- a CDS encoding acyl-CoA thioesterase, producing MLSEKLMPRFSETDVLGHINNTALPVWFEAARVPIFKIFTPDLDPKQWKLIVAKVEVTFKGELFYGQEVEVKTAIERIGSSSFVILQQAWQHGACCAEGKTVMVRYDFANKSSQPLSEEEKQQLTAFLL from the coding sequence ATGTTGTCAGAAAAACTCATGCCGCGTTTTAGTGAAACCGACGTGCTCGGACACATCAACAATACCGCACTACCGGTTTGGTTTGAAGCCGCGCGTGTGCCTATTTTTAAGATTTTTACCCCAGACCTAGATCCAAAACAATGGAAATTGATTGTTGCCAAGGTTGAAGTGACTTTCAAAGGTGAGTTGTTTTATGGTCAAGAAGTCGAAGTTAAAACTGCCATTGAGCGCATAGGGTCAAGCTCATTTGTAATTTTACAGCAAGCTTGGCAGCACGGAGCGTGCTGCGCTGAGGGCAAAACCGTGATGGTACGTTATGATTTTGCGAATAAAAGCTCACAACCATTAAGTGAAGAAGAAAAACAGCAGCTTACTGCTTTTCTTCTGTAG